GCTTTGAATGATCGGCGAGTTTTTATCGACCCTGTAAAGCGTCATGCGTATCGAGATCACCTTTGGATCTTTGCTAGCTTCTCTTATAAAGCTAACGACTGGATCAAAGCTCTCAAATGGATGAACTAGCAGCACGTCCTCTTTATCTATGGCGTCAAAAACTGAGATGCCGTTGCCAAATGGAGGCAGGGTTTTTGGGGCGTAGGGCGGGTTTGCTAGGTGGCTGAAGTTCTTGCTCCCAGCTATCTCCCAAAGAGAGCTAAGTGTGAGCGGGATGCTTGAAAAGTAGATATCTTTATGAAAAATTTTCATGTGAAAATTTAAAAACTCTAAGATATCAGCGTCTGCGTCTTTGTCTATCTGCATACGCACAAAAGCCCCTTTTCTACGAAGTTTTAGCCCTTGCTCAAGTATCATCATAAAGTCATCCGCCTCTTCTTCTTCGATGACGATATCAGCGTTTCTTGTCACTCTAAAGGCAGCCGAGCTAATAAGCTTATACCCTGGGAAAATTTCTTCTGCATGGCGGTGCACGATCGTTTCAATCGGCACAAAAACGTTGCTACTTGGCTGGGTAAATCTTGGCAATACCCTTGAAATTCTTATCATGCCGTATTTTAAAATTTCAGGATGCTCGATATCAGCAAGCTTAACGGCGAGCGAGAAGCTAAGGTTGTTTAGGTGCGGAAATGGATGGGTCGCATCAACAGCGATTGGCACGATGACTGGCAGGATGTTTGAGAAAAAGTATTCGTCGCATTTTTGCTTTAAACTATCGTCAAGCTCGTCATAGTTTTTGATAAAAAGACCCTCTTTACTAAGTGCATCAACGGTGCTTTTGTAGTGAGCTTCGACTAAATTTTGCTCATCTTGAAGATACTTTCTGATCTCTCTTAGCTGATCAAGCGGACTCATGCCATCGCTGCTGCTTGTCGTCACTCCAGCTGCAAAAAGCTGCTTTAGACCAGCCACTCTTATCATATAAAATTCATCAAGGTTTGTCATATAAATGGCTATAAATTTTAGCTTTTCAAGTAAAGGTATATCCTTTTCACACTGAGCGAGCACCCTTGAGTTAAAGCGTAGCCAGCTTAATTCGCGGTTGATAAAAAGAGTTTCATTTTCGCTCATCATTTTCTCCTTATAATTTTTGATTATTTTACGATATGTGCGGTTATAAAGTTCTTATTTTGTTAAAAATTTAGTTACAATAGTGCAAATTTTAAACGTAAAGGTTTCTTATGTCGGATTATATTATATTAGTTGGCATTTTTGTTGTAGCGGTTGTTGTCTTTGCGCTTATCAAAAAGGTCTCATTTTAGCCTTTAAATTTCTCCCACCACAAGTAGGCAAAGATGAGCCCAAAGCCCTTGACCTTGCTCTCGTCAAAGGTAAATTTCATCATATCTTCTCGTTTTATAAAAACTAGCTCTATA
Above is a window of Campylobacter concisus DNA encoding:
- a CDS encoding RNA degradosome polyphosphate kinase, whose product is MKNYKEKMMSENETLFINRELSWLRFNSRVLAQCEKDIPLLEKLKFIAIYMTNLDEFYMIRVAGLKQLFAAGVTTSSSDGMSPLDQLREIRKYLQDEQNLVEAHYKSTVDALSKEGLFIKNYDELDDSLKQKCDEYFFSNILPVIVPIAVDATHPFPHLNNLSFSLAVKLADIEHPEILKYGMIRISRVLPRFTQPSSNVFVPIETIVHRHAEEIFPGYKLISSAAFRVTRNADIVIEEEEADDFMMILEQGLKLRRKGAFVRMQIDKDADADILEFLNFHMKIFHKDIYFSSIPLTLSSLWEIAGSKNFSHLANPPYAPKTLPPFGNGISVFDAIDKEDVLLVHPFESFDPVVSFIREASKDPKVISIRMTLYRVDKNSPIIQSLIDAASDGKQVTVMVELKARFDEENNLHWAKALEDAGAHVIYGITGFKVHAKVSQVIRQIGDKLKFYMHFGTGNYNGSSAKIYTDVSLFTSKEEFSQDTTSFFHILSGYNKNRRLNALSMSPFQIKERIIEKIRVEASKGSEGRIIAKMNALIDEDVINELSRASNAGVKIDLIVRGVCGLRPGVKGKSENIRVRSIIGKYLEHARILYFKHANPKIYISSADWMPRNLERRLELMTPIFEPRLQERLLEILELQLSDNDLAFELQNNGEYTKVARREGEKVISCHEVLENYISKIYKSVKKDTDKAKADMLASKLLKES